Proteins from one candidate division KSB1 bacterium genomic window:
- a CDS encoding S1C family serine protease yields the protein MVVEPTLTLCWLRSASGRRSALPKSTRPHAMWQAGLGVILLCCHAGGVQGQSLLSALESEIAGIVTSAKPSVVTITALKAPSDGGSRLFEMFADRRAAAKELVVGSGLIISSDGFVLTKESVVRAADYIDVAMDDGATYRAELVRADSARGIAIVKIHATGLKPARIGLASDLRAGSWVTVIGNALGVPQAVSVGVVRAIQADGSLHITANVDPGSNGSPVFDAQGRAVGMVAGRVGIDAANAQNGNFFSNTALVYALSALLPAVRTAAEQYYATHGWLGITVVTDGGQTWPRILTIVPDGPAQHAGLQVGDLIRKFAGQMVDSLTSLSTLVAATPPGEEVELEVVRQEKSFRVKVRLGTRIPIALSELRLPAAESTVETESGLQPGESARPEPAWLRQRLNALEKELRALKNLYQKNN from the coding sequence ATGGTCGTGGAGCCCACCCTGACACTTTGCTGGTTGCGCTCTGCGAGCGGGCGTCGATCAGCCCTGCCCAAAAGCACCCGGCCGCATGCCATGTGGCAGGCGGGATTGGGTGTCATTCTGCTGTGCTGTCACGCCGGTGGCGTGCAGGGGCAGAGTCTGCTTTCGGCGCTGGAGAGCGAGATTGCCGGCATCGTCACTTCGGCCAAACCCTCGGTGGTCACCATAACCGCGCTGAAGGCACCCAGTGATGGCGGCAGCCGGCTGTTTGAGATGTTCGCCGACCGCCGCGCGGCTGCAAAGGAGCTGGTGGTCGGCAGCGGCTTGATTATCAGCAGCGATGGTTTCGTGCTGACCAAAGAGTCGGTGGTGCGGGCGGCGGATTACATTGATGTGGCGATGGATGATGGCGCCACTTATCGCGCGGAACTGGTGCGGGCGGATTCCGCCCGTGGCATTGCCATCGTGAAAATTCACGCCACCGGTCTGAAGCCCGCGCGCATCGGTCTGGCCAGCGACTTGCGTGCCGGTTCCTGGGTTACAGTGATTGGCAATGCACTGGGCGTGCCGCAAGCCGTGTCAGTGGGTGTGGTGCGCGCAATTCAGGCGGATGGCAGCCTGCACATCACCGCCAATGTCGATCCAGGCAGCAACGGCTCGCCGGTCTTCGATGCCCAGGGCCGGGCTGTCGGCATGGTCGCCGGCCGTGTCGGTATCGATGCCGCCAATGCCCAAAATGGCAATTTCTTCAGCAATACGGCGCTGGTATATGCGCTGAGCGCCCTCCTGCCGGCGGTGCGCACCGCGGCGGAACAGTATTATGCCACGCACGGCTGGCTCGGCATCACCGTCGTGACGGATGGCGGGCAAACCTGGCCGCGCATCCTCACCATTGTGCCGGACGGTCCGGCACAGCATGCCGGCTTGCAAGTGGGGGACCTGATTCGCAAATTCGCCGGACAAATGGTGGATTCCCTCACCTCCTTGAGCACACTGGTGGCGGCCACCCCGCCCGGCGAAGAGGTGGAGCTGGAAGTGGTGCGGCAGGAAAAATCCTTCCGCGTCAAGGTGCGTTTGGGAACCCGGATTCCGATCGCGCTCAGTGAACTGCGTCTGCCCGCCGCCGAATCCACCGTGGAAACGGAGTCCGGCCTGCAGCCGGGCGAAAGTGCGCGGCCCGAACCCGCCTGGCTGCGGCAGCGCCTCAATGCGCTGGAAAAGGAACTGCGCGCTTTGAAAAATCTCTATCAAAAAAACAACTGA
- a CDS encoding EutN/CcmL family microcompartment protein → MILARVIGTVWATRKDERLQGLKLQIVRPVSLDLKDREGFLVAVDAVGAGVGEVVLVVQGSSARQTAVTENKAVDATIMAIVDKLDVA, encoded by the coding sequence TTGATTCTCGCACGTGTAATCGGCACGGTGTGGGCGACGCGCAAAGATGAACGGCTGCAGGGCCTGAAGCTGCAGATCGTCCGGCCGGTGAGCCTCGATTTGAAAGACCGGGAGGGCTTTTTGGTGGCGGTGGATGCCGTGGGCGCCGGCGTCGGGGAAGTTGTGCTCGTGGTGCAGGGCAGCTCGGCACGGCAAACGGCAGTCACCGAAAACAAGGCGGTGGACGCCACCATCATGGCCATCGTTGACAAACTGGATGTTGCCTGA
- a CDS encoding EutN/CcmL family microcompartment protein has product MFLARVLGTIWATQKDASLIGTKMQIIQPLDRFAAPSGTPLIAVDTVGAGPGEMVFYVTAREATLPLRHGLSPVDASIVGIVDTIENY; this is encoded by the coding sequence ATGTTTCTTGCACGCGTGCTGGGTACGATCTGGGCGACGCAGAAAGATGCCAGCCTGATCGGCACCAAAATGCAAATCATTCAACCGCTCGACCGTTTTGCCGCTCCCAGCGGCACGCCGTTGATCGCGGTCGACACCGTGGGCGCCGGTCCGGGTGAGATGGTGTTTTACGTCACCGCACGCGAAGCCACCCTCCCGCTGCGTCACGGCCTGTCACCGGTCGATGCTTCCATCGTCGGTATCGTTGATACGATCGAAAACTACTGA
- the rdgB gene encoding RdgB/HAM1 family non-canonical purine NTP pyrophosphatase, with product MPLPPARVVLATHNRDKIREIQEALRALPVTILSLDDFPDLPEVAEDGDTLEENARKKAVTLHHHTGLPALADDTGLFVAALGGRPGVYSSRYAGPGASYQDNVCKLLAEMQAVPPERRNARFRTVMAFTDGNTVHFVEGSCDGHLALAPRGEGGFGYDSIFIVAGSERTFAEMSLREKNAVSHRGRALAAARQLLKRYFRVED from the coding sequence ATGCCCCTGCCGCCCGCCCGCGTGGTTCTCGCCACCCACAATCGCGACAAAATCCGTGAAATTCAGGAAGCGCTGAGAGCGCTGCCAGTTACCATTCTTTCCCTGGACGACTTTCCCGACCTGCCGGAGGTGGCAGAGGACGGCGACACCCTGGAAGAGAATGCCCGCAAAAAGGCGGTGACGCTGCACCACCATACCGGCCTGCCGGCGCTCGCCGATGACACCGGTTTGTTCGTTGCCGCCCTGGGCGGCCGCCCGGGGGTGTACAGCAGCCGCTATGCCGGCCCCGGCGCAAGTTATCAGGACAATGTGTGCAAGCTGCTGGCGGAAATGCAGGCGGTGCCGCCAGAGCGCCGCAACGCGCGTTTTCGCACGGTCATGGCCTTCACTGATGGCAACACCGTGCACTTCGTGGAGGGATCATGCGACGGCCACCTGGCCCTGGCGCCGCGGGGGGAGGGCGGGTTCGGCTATGATTCGATTTTCATCGTGGCCGGCAGCGAACGCACGTTCGCAGAGATGTCTCTGAGGGAAAAGAACGCGGTGAGCCATCGCGGACGGGCGCTGGCTGCCGCCCGACAACTTCTGAAGCGATACTTTCGAGTGGAGGATTGA
- a CDS encoding Ig-like domain-containing protein, which produces MAEAMRGLFHKKRRPGCSILPAFSLLLLAGVGCSKKISPNLPDPYPDLHLVSISPGPNATGVPTQTSITLTFSAEMSLQNLGLILAPTPPGFFANWQLSADARQISVATTLAPNTTYSLVVFAANDRYGDYLRTPFVSRFATGSSIAGASVSGTSVKPFNQPLQCFAGLLTQNPETILAAAAPDEAFYEHLAAVSAITDTSGKYSITGVAAGVYWPFAALDVNRDGRFRLQDGDQLQGHDANADQALDSVTVAATALTQITLQTPVVGLKVVSTFPVNGQKNVPLNTTFRLTFTTAVDSSRLGLFIAPIPEGLTGATLRPSADRRELSAPVTLKPNTVYTAVLYTATSTRGQMLQTPQQVTFTTGTDFPGGKVQGRVLFRGGGISPRNTLVALLNTDLLDVIQQIFPNPSQATAVLRKTLAAISYVPMETGEFVIANVPDGTYWPVGAKDTDLDGSLEPTAVPPEPIGFYDRDGDQAASRADSVVVSNGTTVSNITIVF; this is translated from the coding sequence ATGGCTGAAGCAATGAGGGGTCTGTTCCACAAAAAACGAAGACCGGGGTGCTCGATTTTGCCGGCATTCTCGCTGCTGCTGCTTGCCGGCGTGGGTTGCAGCAAAAAAATTTCCCCCAATCTTCCCGACCCCTACCCGGATCTGCACCTGGTCAGCATCTCGCCCGGGCCCAACGCCACCGGCGTACCGACGCAAACCAGCATCACGCTCACCTTCAGCGCTGAAATGTCTTTGCAAAATCTCGGGCTCATACTTGCACCCACGCCGCCGGGTTTCTTCGCCAACTGGCAACTGAGTGCCGATGCCCGCCAAATCAGCGTGGCCACCACCCTGGCGCCCAACACCACCTACTCGCTCGTCGTCTTCGCTGCCAACGATCGCTACGGCGATTATCTGCGCACGCCGTTCGTCAGCAGGTTTGCAACCGGCAGCAGCATTGCGGGAGCGAGCGTGAGCGGCACTTCCGTGAAGCCGTTCAACCAGCCGCTGCAGTGCTTCGCCGGTTTGCTCACGCAAAATCCCGAAACGATTCTGGCAGCCGCCGCACCGGACGAGGCATTCTATGAACATCTCGCCGCGGTTTCAGCGATCACTGACACCTCGGGCAAATACAGCATTACTGGCGTCGCCGCAGGGGTGTACTGGCCATTCGCTGCGCTGGATGTGAATCGTGACGGCCGCTTCCGCCTGCAGGACGGCGACCAGTTGCAGGGCCACGACGCCAATGCCGATCAGGCACTCGACAGCGTGACCGTGGCCGCCACCGCACTCACGCAAATCACCCTGCAAACCCCGGTGGTCGGATTGAAAGTAGTCAGCACCTTCCCGGTGAATGGCCAGAAAAACGTGCCGCTCAACACCACCTTCCGCCTGACCTTCACCACGGCGGTCGACAGCAGCCGCCTGGGCCTGTTCATTGCGCCGATTCCCGAAGGCCTGACTGGCGCCACGCTGCGGCCGAGCGCCGACCGGCGCGAACTTTCCGCGCCCGTGACGCTCAAACCCAACACGGTGTACACGGCCGTGCTTTATACCGCCACCAGCACGCGTGGCCAAATGCTGCAGACACCGCAGCAGGTCACCTTCACCACCGGCACAGACTTCCCCGGCGGCAAAGTGCAGGGACGGGTGCTCTTCCGTGGCGGTGGCATCTCGCCACGCAACACACTGGTCGCGCTGCTCAACACCGATCTGCTCGACGTCATTCAGCAAATCTTTCCGAATCCCAGCCAGGCCACCGCTGTCCTGCGCAAGACACTGGCGGCAATTTCCTATGTGCCTATGGAAACCGGCGAATTCGTGATTGCGAATGTCCCCGACGGCACCTACTGGCCGGTGGGCGCCAAAGACACTGATTTGGACGGCAGCCTGGAGCCCACGGCCGTGCCGCCGGAGCCGATTGGATTCTACGATCGCGATGGTGATCAAGCCGCGTCACGTGCCGACAGCGTGGTGGTATCCAACGGCACCACGGTATCCAACATCACGATCGTCTTTTGA
- a CDS encoding PorV/PorQ family protein, with amino-acid sequence MNHIPFPSRRAGIATLLVLTAAALAQAQVAGQYAAPMLRISPYARQVAMGEAFTALANDLSVMRYNVGGLGSLSNASLSLHFHRWIDDTYQGALEGALPTRYGTFGLGFGYFNEGDIVALADDFSPLTGDFSSSDLLLTLGYGNYIYLLDNRLSFGAALKGMRQDLISSAGTALGVDLGALYALENFSVGATLQNLTLKRLKLTGGGSAGLLPETIRAGIAAHFPIGLGASGRRLQWRLGLDASKFLDKRDKDIRLQAGTEFFLSEVFAVRGGYKFHNLDDNSRWGAGFGLVIPMSWFGGSNTHFDYAFSPLEAFDSQAHRFSLSFNFGTAEPQGLFVDRGEIDRELAEARRARQEAEEARLAAKEAEERIRDLEALLAERLRKADSLARLTEGRITVEQKGRDVLMTLRINFDFDKSDIRTDMYPTMYKADEILKLYPESLVWISGHTDSIGTDEYNIKLGDRRMNSVMKFLVNQGNSPSKFYNPVSYGEWKPLNDNSTEQKRFLNRRVEFLIYTIDHQPELPEASKIEQVYVLGDTVKVVYNGRVPAYTTDLLADPVRLLLRFAKLYIADPLTVEVNRGSVLRARLGYHPEDASTWVVLDMSEAVVPEMIASGKTLKIVTTKFTSSAGRGGGR; translated from the coding sequence ATGAATCATATCCCCTTTCCTTCACGTCGTGCGGGAATCGCCACGTTGCTCGTGCTGACTGCCGCCGCGCTGGCACAGGCGCAGGTGGCCGGGCAATATGCCGCGCCGATGCTGCGCATCAGCCCCTATGCCCGCCAGGTGGCCATGGGCGAGGCGTTTACGGCGCTCGCGAACGATCTCAGCGTCATGCGCTACAACGTCGGCGGTCTCGGCAGCCTGAGCAACGCGTCGCTGTCACTGCATTTTCATCGATGGATCGATGACACCTATCAGGGTGCCCTGGAAGGGGCGCTGCCCACCCGCTACGGCACCTTCGGGCTGGGTTTCGGTTATTTCAACGAAGGTGACATTGTGGCGCTGGCTGATGATTTCTCACCCCTCACCGGTGATTTCAGCAGCAGCGATCTGCTGCTGACGCTGGGGTACGGCAATTACATCTATCTGCTCGACAACCGCCTGTCCTTTGGCGCCGCCCTCAAGGGCATGCGGCAGGATTTGATCAGCAGTGCCGGCACTGCCCTGGGCGTCGACCTCGGCGCGCTTTACGCACTCGAGAATTTTTCGGTGGGCGCCACCCTGCAGAATCTCACCCTCAAAAGGCTCAAACTCACCGGCGGCGGCAGCGCCGGCCTGCTGCCGGAGACGATTCGTGCCGGCATCGCCGCCCACTTTCCCATCGGTCTGGGTGCCAGCGGCCGCCGTCTGCAATGGCGCCTCGGTCTGGATGCCTCAAAATTTCTCGACAAGCGTGACAAGGACATCCGCCTGCAGGCCGGCACCGAGTTTTTTCTCTCCGAAGTTTTTGCCGTGCGCGGCGGCTACAAATTTCACAACCTCGACGACAACTCCCGCTGGGGTGCGGGCTTTGGGCTGGTGATTCCCATGAGCTGGTTCGGCGGCTCAAACACCCATTTCGATTATGCCTTCAGCCCGCTCGAGGCCTTCGATTCCCAGGCGCATCGTTTCTCGCTCTCTTTCAACTTCGGCACGGCCGAACCGCAGGGCCTGTTCGTCGATCGCGGCGAGATTGACCGCGAACTGGCGGAAGCGCGCCGCGCCCGCCAGGAGGCGGAAGAGGCGCGGCTGGCGGCCAAGGAAGCGGAAGAACGCATCCGCGACCTCGAAGCCCTGCTGGCGGAGCGCCTGCGCAAGGCCGACTCGCTGGCCCGCCTCACCGAAGGCCGCATCACCGTCGAGCAGAAAGGCCGCGATGTGCTGATGACCCTGCGCATCAATTTCGATTTCGACAAGTCGGATATTCGCACCGACATGTATCCCACCATGTACAAAGCCGATGAGATTTTGAAGCTCTATCCCGAGTCGCTGGTGTGGATCTCCGGTCATACCGACAGCATCGGCACCGATGAGTACAACATCAAGCTCGGCGACCGCCGCATGAACAGCGTGATGAAGTTTCTGGTGAATCAAGGCAACAGCCCGAGCAAGTTCTACAATCCCGTCTCCTACGGCGAATGGAAACCGTTGAACGACAACAGCACCGAGCAGAAGCGTTTTCTCAACCGCCGTGTCGAATTTCTCATCTACACCATCGACCATCAGCCCGAGTTGCCCGAAGCCTCCAAGATCGAACAGGTCTATGTGCTGGGTGACACCGTCAAGGTGGTTTACAATGGCCGCGTGCCGGCTTACACCACCGATTTGCTGGCCGATCCCGTCCGCCTGCTGCTGCGGTTCGCCAAACTCTACATCGCGGACCCGCTGACGGTGGAGGTGAATCGCGGTTCGGTGCTGCGCGCCCGGCTGGGCTATCATCCGGAAGATGCCAGCACCTGGGTCGTGCTGGATATGAGCGAGGCCGTGGTGCCGGAGATGATTGCCAGCGGCAAGACGTTGAAGATCGTGACCACGAAATTCACCAGTAGTGCCGGCCGCGGCGGAGGGAGGTAG
- a CDS encoding DEAD/DEAH box helicase, producing the protein MNLLQVLDQLRAEPDFMRNVTHWRTLPPRPAQWADLPAALPPALAEALRRHGITRLYSHQAEAIARVAAGKNVVVVTPTASGKTLCYNIPVLHRVLNDPQARALYLFPTKALSQDQVAELHDLVTRLGDQISFDLKTYTFDGDTPQSARQAIRSSGHIVVTNPDMLHQGILPHHTKWIKLFENLRYVVIDELHHYRGVFGSHLANVIRRLRRIADFYGARPQFICCSATIANPKELAEQIISQEVEVVDNNGAPRGEKHFILYNPPVVNRELGIRRSSVKEARSLAMRFLANNIQTIVFARSRLRVEILVTYLKQAMTAQQRPARLIRGYRGGYLPTERRAIEAGLRSGEVLGVVSTNALELGIDIGQLTACVMVGYPGSIASAWQQAGRAGRRSESAVAIMIASSSPLDQYMINHPAYFFERPPEAGIVDPNNLVILMSHLKCAAFELPFQDGEKFGHGRNVVDATPEILEYLEENKVLHHSAGRWHWMTDAYPAEAVSLRSAAPENVIIIDTTDNERVIGEVNLLDAPVMLHDDAIYIHEGRQYHVDKLDWERRKAYVRQVAVDYYTDAHTDTSIHVLEVFEERTAAGAPADGGAMKIAHGEVNVNCQTTKFKKLKFGSHENIGYGPVELPEISMHTTAYWWELPAEMAQRLGLAESTLGDGLKAAAHALHGVAAVFLLCDSRDIRAVPMARALLTQRPTIFIYDNHPGGVGFSKRLFGMHAELLAAARELVSQCGCEDGCPSCVGPMLEVGEHGKQVALQLLAMGQWQENS; encoded by the coding sequence ATGAACCTCCTGCAAGTTCTCGATCAGTTGCGCGCCGAGCCGGACTTCATGCGCAACGTCACCCATTGGCGCACGCTGCCACCGCGGCCGGCGCAATGGGCCGATTTGCCGGCTGCGCTGCCTCCGGCTCTGGCCGAGGCACTGCGACGCCACGGCATCACGCGATTGTACAGCCATCAAGCCGAGGCAATTGCCAGGGTCGCCGCGGGCAAAAATGTGGTGGTGGTGACGCCCACCGCCTCCGGCAAGACGTTGTGTTACAACATTCCGGTGTTGCATCGCGTGCTCAATGACCCGCAGGCGCGCGCGCTTTATCTTTTTCCCACCAAAGCCCTGTCGCAAGATCAGGTCGCCGAGCTGCATGACCTTGTCACCCGGCTCGGTGATCAGATCAGTTTCGACCTTAAGACTTACACGTTCGACGGCGACACCCCGCAGTCGGCGCGCCAGGCGATCCGCAGCTCCGGCCATATTGTGGTCACCAATCCCGACATGTTGCATCAGGGCATCCTGCCGCATCACACCAAATGGATCAAGCTGTTCGAGAATTTGCGTTATGTCGTCATCGATGAGCTGCACCACTATCGCGGGGTTTTCGGCAGTCATCTCGCCAATGTGATCCGGCGGCTGCGGCGGATTGCGGACTTTTACGGCGCGCGGCCGCAGTTCATTTGCTGCTCAGCCACCATCGCCAATCCCAAAGAGCTGGCCGAGCAAATCATCTCCCAGGAAGTGGAAGTGGTGGACAACAACGGCGCGCCGCGCGGGGAGAAGCATTTCATCCTCTACAACCCGCCGGTGGTCAATCGCGAGCTGGGCATCCGGCGTTCGTCGGTGAAGGAAGCGCGCAGCCTGGCGATGCGGTTTCTCGCCAACAACATTCAGACCATCGTGTTCGCGCGCAGCCGCTTGCGCGTGGAAATTTTGGTGACCTATCTCAAGCAGGCGATGACGGCGCAACAGCGCCCGGCGCGGCTGATTCGGGGGTATCGCGGCGGTTATCTGCCCACCGAGCGCCGCGCCATCGAGGCCGGTCTGCGCAGCGGGGAGGTGCTGGGAGTGGTGTCCACCAACGCGCTGGAGCTTGGCATTGATATCGGCCAGCTTACGGCCTGCGTGATGGTGGGTTATCCCGGCAGCATTGCGAGCGCCTGGCAGCAGGCGGGCCGCGCCGGCCGGCGTTCCGAGTCCGCGGTCGCAATCATGATCGCCTCCAGCAGCCCGCTCGATCAATACATGATCAACCATCCCGCTTATTTCTTCGAACGCCCGCCCGAGGCCGGCATCGTCGACCCCAACAATCTCGTCATCCTGATGAGCCATCTCAAATGCGCCGCCTTCGAACTGCCCTTTCAAGACGGCGAGAAGTTCGGCCATGGCCGGAACGTCGTCGATGCCACGCCCGAGATTTTGGAGTATCTCGAGGAGAACAAGGTGCTGCATCACAGCGCGGGCCGCTGGCATTGGATGACCGACGCCTATCCCGCCGAGGCGGTGAGTCTGCGCAGTGCGGCACCGGAGAATGTCATCATCATCGACACCACCGACAACGAGCGTGTCATCGGCGAGGTGAACCTGCTCGATGCGCCGGTCATGCTGCATGACGACGCCATCTACATTCACGAGGGCCGGCAGTATCACGTGGACAAGCTGGATTGGGAGCGCCGCAAGGCCTATGTTCGCCAGGTGGCGGTGGATTACTACACCGACGCCCACACCGATACCAGCATTCATGTGCTGGAAGTGTTCGAGGAGAGAACGGCTGCCGGCGCACCGGCGGACGGCGGGGCCATGAAGATCGCGCACGGCGAAGTGAACGTCAACTGCCAGACGACGAAATTCAAGAAGCTCAAGTTTGGATCGCACGAGAACATTGGCTATGGCCCGGTGGAATTGCCGGAGATCAGCATGCACACCACGGCGTATTGGTGGGAATTGCCGGCGGAGATGGCGCAGCGCCTGGGGCTTGCGGAGTCGACTTTGGGTGACGGGCTGAAGGCCGCGGCGCATGCGTTGCATGGCGTCGCGGCGGTGTTTCTGCTGTGCGACAGCCGAGATATTCGCGCCGTGCCGATGGCGCGTGCCCTGCTCACCCAGCGCCCGACGATTTTCATTTATGACAATCACCCCGGTGGCGTGGGCTTCAGTAAACGCCTGTTCGGCATGCACGCAGAGTTGCTGGCGGCAGCGCGCGAGCTGGTGAGCCAGTGCGGCTGTGAAGACGGTTGTCCGAGCTGCGTCGGTCCGATGCTGGAGGTGGGAGAGCACGGCAAGCAAGTGGCCCTGCAGCTCCTGGCCATGGGGCAGTGGCAAGAAAACAGTTGA
- a CDS encoding glycerophosphodiester phosphodiesterase family protein — protein sequence MLRMNLLSVAAGHLASLSAVWAILTGLAVTLQAQEKEMSITPQSVINCGHRGASGHAPENTLAAIRLAMAMGAQMVEIDVQQTADDQLVLLHDDSLRRTTNGSGLLWQKRAAELQTLDAGRWFSAAFAGEPLPTLAQTIALVRGKIKLNIEVKLHGHERNIAQLVVDTIRRENFVQDGLITSFGHAVADEIKQLAPELRVGYIFGPRELHETVFTAPVEVLSAHYSLVNEEFMRKARTAGKAVHVWTVNDKALMTRLIALGVEAIITNYPDRLSEVLRAQAQ from the coding sequence ATGCTCCGCATGAATCTGCTGTCCGTGGCTGCCGGCCATCTTGCGTCACTTTCTGCGGTGTGGGCGATTCTTACGGGTCTGGCCGTCACCCTTCAGGCACAGGAAAAGGAAATGTCAATCACTCCACAAAGCGTGATCAACTGCGGCCATCGCGGGGCCTCCGGACACGCGCCGGAAAACACCCTGGCCGCGATTCGTCTGGCGATGGCGATGGGGGCACAGATGGTGGAAATCGACGTGCAGCAAACTGCCGATGACCAGCTTGTCCTGCTGCATGACGATTCGCTCCGCCGCACCACCAACGGCAGCGGTCTGCTCTGGCAAAAGCGCGCAGCGGAATTGCAGACGCTCGATGCCGGCCGCTGGTTCAGTGCCGCGTTTGCCGGCGAGCCGCTGCCGACGCTGGCCCAGACGATAGCGCTTGTGCGCGGCAAAATCAAGCTGAATATTGAAGTGAAATTGCACGGCCACGAACGCAACATCGCGCAATTGGTGGTGGACACGATCCGGCGTGAAAATTTTGTGCAGGATGGTCTCATCACCTCCTTCGGCCATGCGGTGGCGGACGAAATCAAGCAGCTTGCGCCCGAGCTGCGGGTGGGCTACATTTTCGGGCCGCGCGAATTGCACGAAACGGTTTTCACCGCGCCGGTTGAGGTTTTGAGTGCGCATTACAGCCTGGTGAATGAGGAGTTCATGCGCAAGGCCCGCACTGCCGGCAAGGCGGTGCACGTGTGGACAGTCAACGACAAGGCCCTTATGACGCGGCTGATCGCTTTGGGCGTCGAGGCGATCATCACGAATTATCCCGATCGTTTGAGCGAGGTTTTGCGCGCGCAGGCGCAGTGA